In a genomic window of Thermodesulfobacteriota bacterium:
- the ftsY gene encoding signal recognition particle-docking protein FtsY: protein MHDILAVLNTIPSPYSDLVAVGVLFLALVLLSLVIAFLFEQKPKKEAVKPEAEKPAEIEAEKPQQIQAPDLEVFKAPPSLETTPSAFEAPAEPVEIKQMREPEKTIPEVVITEEAAEVETFEEPEAEVETEVTAAEAAIEEAPVEEPEETKEGLFARLRKGLSKTHTGLFGRLGEVLSKKEIDESVWDDFEETLIMADIGVGTTMKLRERIGASLQKRSLRDADAVTGALKEEILNILKKAEGSPIRVTAKPCVIMIAGVNGVGKTTTIGKLANRLKKEDLSVMVAAGDTFRAAATEQLEIWSKRVGSDFIKGPGGADPSAVAFDAVKAASARGTDVLIIDTAGRLHTKGNLMDEIKKMKRVISRELAEAPHETLLVLDATTGQNAIQQAKMFNEALDITGIVLTKLDGTAKGGVIVAIADELNIPVKYIGIGESLSDLREFNAEEFVEALFYSGEETLH from the coding sequence ATGCACGATATTTTAGCAGTGTTGAATACTATCCCGAGCCCGTATTCGGATCTCGTAGCCGTAGGCGTACTATTTTTAGCGCTCGTGCTCTTATCGCTCGTAATCGCATTTCTTTTCGAACAGAAACCGAAAAAGGAAGCCGTAAAACCCGAAGCGGAAAAGCCCGCCGAGATCGAGGCTGAGAAGCCGCAGCAGATCCAGGCTCCCGACCTCGAGGTGTTTAAAGCGCCTCCTTCCCTGGAGACGACTCCCTCGGCGTTCGAAGCACCGGCAGAGCCCGTGGAAATAAAGCAGATGCGGGAGCCTGAAAAAACGATTCCCGAAGTTGTAATCACCGAAGAAGCAGCGGAGGTAGAAACCTTCGAGGAGCCCGAAGCCGAAGTAGAAACAGAAGTAACCGCCGCGGAAGCGGCTATCGAAGAAGCGCCCGTCGAAGAGCCCGAGGAGACGAAGGAAGGGCTTTTCGCGAGGTTGAGAAAGGGCCTCTCCAAAACACATACGGGGCTCTTCGGAAGGCTCGGAGAGGTGCTGTCCAAAAAAGAGATAGACGAAAGCGTATGGGACGATTTCGAGGAAACGCTCATCATGGCGGATATAGGCGTCGGGACGACGATGAAGCTCAGGGAGAGGATAGGGGCGAGTCTTCAGAAAAGATCGCTCCGAGACGCGGACGCCGTGACCGGAGCGCTCAAGGAAGAGATACTGAATATACTGAAAAAAGCGGAGGGAAGCCCGATACGCGTGACCGCTAAGCCCTGCGTGATAATGATCGCCGGGGTGAACGGGGTCGGAAAAACGACAACTATAGGGAAGCTCGCGAACAGGCTCAAAAAGGAGGACCTGAGCGTGATGGTCGCGGCCGGCGATACGTTCAGGGCAGCCGCAACCGAGCAGCTCGAAATCTGGTCGAAGCGTGTCGGCTCCGACTTTATCAAGGGGCCGGGCGGGGCTGACCCTTCAGCAGTGGCGTTCGACGCCGTGAAAGCGGCCTCGGCCCGAGGGACAGACGTGCTCATCATAGACACCGCCGGGAGGCTCCACACGAAAGGGAACCTCATGGACGAGATAAAGAAAATGAAGAGGGTGATCTCGCGCGAGCTCGCCGAGGCGCCTCACGAGACGCTCCTCGTGCTGGACGCTACGACGGGACAGAACGCCATACAGCAGGCGAAGATGTTCAACGAAGCTCTCGATATTACGGGCATTGTGCTCACGAAGCTCGACGGCACCGCCAAGGGCGGGGTGATAGTGGCGATAGCCGACGAGCTCAATATCCCGGTCAAATACATAGGTATAGGAGAGAGCCTGTCGGACCTCCGTGAATTCAACGCGGAGGAATTCGTCGAAGCCCTCTTTTATTCGGGCGAGGAAACGCTCCATTGA
- the ribD gene encoding bifunctional diaminohydroxyphosphoribosylaminopyrimidine deaminase/5-amino-6-(5-phosphoribosylamino)uracil reductase RibD, giving the protein MKKEPHEKYMSLAISLAKRAEGMTSPNPLVGAVLVNKGEIIGKGYHRKAGLPHAEIEAFIDAERKGQAVRGSTLYVSLEPCCHREKKTPPCTDAIIEKGVREAVIGALDPNPRVSGKGVKTLIDAGIRVSSGILAEKAGEINEAFNKYITTGTPLVTLKLAATLDGKIATHTGDSKWIGSETQRKLGHRLRNLADAVMVGTGTILKDNPKLNVRLSKRAGKQPVPVVLDMKLKTPVKSNIFSAHENVIIVTGNTHDPAKRKKLEEAGAKIIEVGSDKDGHLDLREAAQVLGKNEITSLLIEGGSATAALALKSGIVDKVVFFYAPRILGAEGLSMIGKLGISRISGSLNIERVKITKLGDEFMAEGYVSK; this is encoded by the coding sequence ATGAAGAAGGAACCGCACGAAAAATACATGTCTCTGGCAATTAGCCTCGCGAAGAGGGCGGAGGGCATGACGAGTCCCAACCCTCTGGTGGGGGCAGTGCTCGTGAATAAAGGGGAGATCATAGGGAAGGGGTACCACAGGAAGGCGGGGCTCCCGCACGCCGAGATAGAGGCATTCATCGACGCCGAGAGGAAAGGACAGGCCGTGAGGGGCTCCACGCTATACGTATCGCTCGAGCCCTGCTGCCACAGGGAGAAGAAAACGCCGCCCTGCACGGACGCGATAATAGAAAAGGGCGTGAGGGAGGCAGTCATCGGCGCGCTCGACCCTAACCCAAGGGTGAGCGGAAAAGGGGTAAAAACGCTCATCGACGCGGGCATCCGCGTGAGCTCGGGCATACTCGCGGAAAAAGCCGGGGAGATTAACGAGGCGTTCAACAAATACATAACAACAGGCACTCCGTTAGTAACGCTCAAGCTCGCTGCCACGCTCGACGGGAAGATCGCAACGCACACGGGCGATTCCAAATGGATCGGAAGCGAGACGCAGAGAAAGCTAGGGCACAGATTAAGGAACCTCGCCGACGCCGTAATGGTCGGCACGGGAACCATACTCAAGGACAACCCCAAGTTAAACGTAAGGCTCTCGAAACGGGCGGGAAAACAGCCTGTGCCCGTCGTCCTCGACATGAAGCTGAAGACGCCCGTAAAATCGAACATTTTTTCCGCGCACGAAAACGTGATTATAGTTACGGGGAATACGCACGACCCCGCGAAAAGGAAAAAGCTCGAAGAAGCCGGAGCAAAGATTATCGAAGTGGGGTCGGATAAGGACGGGCACCTCGACCTGAGAGAGGCCGCCCAGGTGCTCGGGAAGAACGAAATAACGAGCCTCCTCATAGAAGGGGGTAGCGCGACCGCTGCTCTCGCGCTAAAGAGCGGTATCGTGGACAAGGTCGTGTTTTTCTATGCGCCCAGGATATTGGGGGCAGAGGGGCTGAGCATGATCGGAAAGCTGGGCATATCCCGAATAAGCGGTTCGCTCAATATAGAAAGGGTAAAAATTACGAAGCTCGGCGATGAATTCATGGCCGAAGGGTACGTATCCAAATAA
- the nadD gene encoding nicotinate-nucleotide adenylyltransferase, translating to MAGQTKERAGLFGGTFDPVHLGHLRAAEEIREMLSLDKVCFIPAAVAPHKKTAHSAPPSHRLEMLKLAVSDNPCFEVSDYELGKDTPSYTVETLRHLKKTNPGSEYYFMVGNELFREIETWREWRELFKLSNFAVITRPGYPDTDEAKLPLALENDFSYYKIEDNVIYYKDNNSGLIAFSKIKGLEISSTEIRRFVKSGRSIKYLVPPSVEEYILRNNIYRREGSL from the coding sequence ATGGCCGGTCAGACTAAAGAAAGAGCGGGACTTTTCGGCGGAACATTCGACCCCGTGCACCTGGGACACCTGCGCGCGGCGGAAGAGATAAGGGAGATGCTCTCTCTAGACAAGGTGTGCTTCATTCCAGCGGCGGTGGCTCCGCATAAAAAGACCGCACACTCCGCCCCGCCGTCGCACAGGCTCGAAATGCTGAAGCTGGCCGTCTCCGACAACCCCTGCTTCGAGGTAAGCGACTACGAGCTAGGCAAGGATACACCGTCGTATACCGTCGAGACACTGAGACATCTGAAAAAAACAAATCCGGGGTCGGAGTACTACTTTATGGTCGGAAACGAGCTCTTCAGGGAGATAGAGACGTGGAGGGAATGGAGAGAGCTGTTCAAGCTCTCTAATTTCGCGGTGATTACGAGACCGGGTTATCCGGACACGGACGAGGCGAAACTCCCGCTTGCCCTCGAAAACGATTTTAGTTATTATAAAATAGAAGACAACGTGATATATTACAAAGATAACAACTCCGGATTAATCGCTTTTTCCAAGATAAAAGGACTTGAGATATCCTCCACTGAAATCAGGCGTTTCGTGAAGTCGGGGAGGTCGATCAAGTACCTCGTCCCTCCATCAGTCGAAGAGTACATACTGCGGAATAACATATACCGCAGGGAGGGTTCCCTATAA
- the rsfS gene encoding ribosome silencing factor — protein MANAAWEKKADDPVLLDVSSTSDITDYFLICSANSTRGVKTIVDNIEKTLGEAGEKIIGIEGYSEGNWVLIDSADVVAHVFYEPNRKFYDIESLWIDAPRVKTSFKDEVQKKPESFREIQAAD, from the coding sequence ATGGCTAATGCGGCATGGGAGAAAAAGGCGGACGATCCCGTGCTCCTCGACGTAAGCTCCACGAGCGACATTACCGATTATTTCCTCATCTGCAGCGCGAATTCGACGAGGGGCGTGAAGACCATCGTGGACAATATAGAAAAGACGCTCGGGGAAGCGGGAGAAAAGATAATCGGGATCGAGGGGTATTCGGAGGGGAACTGGGTGCTCATCGACTCGGCCGACGTGGTCGCGCACGTCTTTTACGAGCCTAACAGGAAATTCTACGATATAGAGAGCCTCTGGATAGACGCCCCCCGCGTAAAGACGTCCTTCAAGGACGAAGTCCAGAAAAAACCGGAATCGTTTCGTGAAATACAGGCGGCAGACTGA
- the ftsZ gene encoding cell division protein FtsZ — MANFELEDTSIEQKARIKVIGAGGAGGNAINAMIEKGLHGVDFIVANTDAQDLRKSLASTKIQIGSRTTKGLGSGGNPVLGREAAIEDQVKIAEAIDGADMVFITAGMGGGTGTGASPIIAQVSKEVGALTVGVVTRPFGFEGPKRNKQALEGIESLEKEVDTLIVIPNDRLTEVHKITILDAFKRADEVLHQAVRGISDIITGTGYINVDFADVKSIMGENGGKALMGTGFAEGSNRAIEAAEAAITSPLLEDISIDGATGILLNVTASPDFGIEELNEACNYIKDRAHEDVNLIFGLVFNPEFKESVQLTVIATGIQSVRSSQNIKKLVTKLPTDIGEDEFEIPAFIRRRGFKEGQ, encoded by the coding sequence ATGGCAAATTTTGAGCTCGAAGACACAAGTATAGAACAAAAGGCTAGAATAAAAGTCATAGGCGCCGGCGGCGCCGGCGGAAACGCGATAAACGCAATGATAGAGAAGGGTCTCCACGGCGTCGATTTCATCGTGGCTAACACAGACGCGCAGGACCTGAGAAAATCCCTCGCATCCACGAAGATACAGATCGGCAGCAGGACCACGAAAGGCCTGGGCTCGGGCGGCAACCCTGTCCTCGGGAGGGAAGCCGCGATCGAAGACCAGGTAAAGATCGCCGAGGCGATAGACGGTGCGGACATGGTATTCATAACTGCGGGCATGGGAGGAGGCACCGGCACCGGAGCGTCGCCCATCATCGCGCAGGTATCCAAAGAAGTAGGCGCCCTCACGGTCGGAGTCGTGACTAGGCCGTTCGGCTTCGAAGGGCCCAAGAGGAACAAGCAGGCGCTCGAAGGGATAGAGAGCCTCGAGAAGGAAGTCGACACCCTCATCGTCATCCCGAACGACCGCCTCACAGAAGTGCACAAGATTACGATACTCGACGCCTTCAAGAGAGCGGACGAGGTGCTCCACCAGGCCGTCCGCGGAATATCGGACATCATCACCGGGACGGGCTACATCAACGTCGACTTCGCAGACGTCAAGAGCATAATGGGCGAGAACGGCGGGAAGGCTCTCATGGGCACGGGTTTCGCCGAGGGCAGCAACAGGGCAATCGAGGCCGCCGAAGCTGCGATCACGAGCCCCCTCCTCGAGGACATATCAATAGACGGCGCAACGGGCATACTCCTCAACGTAACCGCCTCTCCCGACTTCGGAATCGAAGAACTCAACGAAGCCTGCAACTACATAAAGGACCGCGCCCACGAGGACGTAAACCTCATATTCGGCCTCGTATTCAACCCCGAATTCAAGGAATCCGTCCAGCTTACCGTTATCGCGACCGGCATACAGAGCGTGAGGAGCAGCCAGAACATCAAAAAGCTCGTGACCAAGCTCCCTACCGACATCGGGGAAGACGAGTTCGAGATTCCCGCTTTCATCAGGCGCCGCGGCTTCAAAGAAGGGCAGTGA
- the ftsA gene encoding cell division protein FtsA, translating into MGKEQNLIIGLDIGTTKICAIVGELNSRTGEVEIIGVGTYPSYGLKRGVVVNIDNTIQSVKHAVEEAEHMAGCEIRTVFVGIAGGHIKGMSGHGMITIRDREVAKRDVERVIESANAVLIPADREIIHVIPQEYTIDGQSGIKDPVGIYGIKLETKVHIVTGQVTAAQNLVKCIHGAGMDVADIVLEQLASSEAVLTEDEKEIGVVLIDCGGGTTDIAIFVGGSIRYTENVTLGGDNIDRDIALGLSTPLAEARRIKEKYGTALAELVSPDETIEVPSVGGKHFRKISRRDLAMIIEPRMEEIFALAKREIKKSGFEDLVPAGAVITGGTVIMNGTVELAESVLEMPVRMGIPTDVGGLTDIIANPVYSTGVGLVLYGCGYKGDKKLRIRDENVFKKIFDSMKNWFQEFF; encoded by the coding sequence ATGGGTAAAGAGCAGAATTTGATTATAGGGCTCGATATCGGGACGACAAAAATATGCGCAATTGTGGGTGAGTTAAATTCAAGGACAGGGGAAGTAGAAATAATAGGCGTAGGTACATATCCTTCTTACGGGCTCAAGAGAGGGGTCGTCGTAAATATCGACAATACGATCCAGTCGGTCAAGCACGCGGTCGAAGAAGCCGAGCACATGGCCGGATGCGAAATACGGACGGTCTTCGTGGGGATTGCGGGAGGCCACATTAAAGGCATGAGCGGTCACGGGATGATAACTATCAGGGACCGCGAGGTCGCCAAGCGGGACGTAGAGAGGGTCATAGAGTCCGCAAACGCCGTGCTTATACCGGCAGACAGGGAAATAATTCATGTAATTCCACAGGAATACACTATAGACGGCCAGAGCGGGATAAAAGACCCCGTCGGCATATACGGGATAAAGCTCGAGACCAAGGTGCATATTGTCACAGGGCAGGTGACCGCGGCCCAGAACCTCGTCAAATGCATACACGGCGCGGGCATGGACGTGGCCGACATCGTGCTCGAGCAGCTCGCTTCGAGCGAAGCCGTGCTTACGGAGGACGAGAAGGAAATAGGCGTCGTGCTGATTGACTGCGGCGGCGGGACGACCGACATTGCCATATTCGTCGGCGGCAGCATCCGCTACACCGAGAACGTCACTCTCGGCGGCGATAACATAGACAGGGACATTGCGCTCGGACTCTCCACCCCGCTCGCCGAAGCGAGGAGGATAAAAGAGAAATACGGCACAGCGCTCGCCGAGCTCGTCTCTCCCGATGAGACGATAGAAGTCCCGAGCGTCGGCGGAAAGCATTTCAGGAAGATATCGAGAAGGGACCTCGCGATGATAATCGAGCCGCGCATGGAAGAAATTTTCGCCCTCGCGAAAAGAGAGATAAAAAAGTCCGGCTTCGAGGACCTGGTGCCTGCGGGCGCGGTGATAACGGGCGGGACAGTGATAATGAACGGGACAGTCGAGCTCGCGGAAAGCGTTCTGGAAATGCCCGTAAGAATGGGAATACCGACAGACGTCGGAGGGCTCACCGACATTATTGCCAACCCCGTATACTCGACGGGAGTCGGGCTCGTGCTTTACGGCTGCGGATACAAGGGCGACAAAAAATTACGGATACGCGATGAAAATGTTTTCAAAAAAATTTTTGACAGTATGAAAAACTGGTTTCAGGAGTTTTTTTAG
- a CDS encoding FtsQ-type POTRA domain-containing protein, giving the protein MEDNKGFPYRKVIIVFSALVVVAALAVSSYITLHLGMFTVEEVDIRGNERIVGREILKRSGLREGESSIFFFEKQVEEEILKNPWIKKVSVHKEFPKKVTIEVEEEDVYCIVLSEGGKPVYMSRRGRMLGTGNFDLGLDFPVLIGDGIRDPKLLEEALEILELSKNSAVLKWDDISEVQLNPIYGITVFTNDNRRIEFDRDDIIVKWDKVERIINYSKSLGLEESYINVSSGSMGVVDFKHPAAKPGAQDG; this is encoded by the coding sequence TTGGAAGATAACAAAGGATTCCCGTACCGCAAGGTTATAATCGTTTTCTCGGCTCTCGTCGTAGTCGCAGCGCTCGCTGTGTCTTCCTACATCACGCTCCACCTCGGGATGTTCACCGTGGAAGAGGTGGATATAAGAGGCAACGAGAGAATCGTCGGCAGGGAGATACTCAAGAGGTCGGGCCTGAGGGAAGGGGAGAGCAGCATCTTCTTTTTCGAGAAGCAGGTAGAGGAAGAGATACTCAAGAATCCCTGGATTAAAAAAGTTTCCGTGCATAAAGAGTTCCCCAAAAAAGTAACGATAGAAGTAGAGGAAGAGGACGTCTACTGCATCGTGCTTTCGGAGGGCGGTAAGCCCGTATATATGAGCAGGAGGGGCAGGATGCTCGGCACCGGAAATTTTGACCTGGGGCTTGATTTTCCGGTTCTGATAGGCGATGGTATAAGAGACCCGAAGCTTTTGGAAGAGGCCCTCGAGATCTTGGAGTTATCTAAAAACAGCGCCGTGCTGAAATGGGACGATATTTCAGAGGTCCAGCTGAATCCGATATACGGGATCACCGTATTCACGAACGACAACCGACGCATTGAATTCGACAGAGACGACATAATCGTAAAGTGGGACAAGGTGGAGCGGATTATTAATTATTCGAAATCCCTCGGCCTCGAGGAATCTTATATCAACGTCTCCTCGGGCAGCATGGGGGTGGTGGATTTCAAACACCCTGCAGCGAAACCGGGAGCACAGGATGGGTAA
- the murB gene encoding UDP-N-acetylmuramate dehydrogenase translates to MNLVEEIGLIGCEIDRNYPMSKYTSLRVGGLADVLVTPNNLGEFMELLGLLSRSEVPWVVLGAGSNTVVYDAGIDGVVVSTRKLKNIEITEDNKVYAETGAVLGTILNRTIRAGLRGFEFAAGIPGTVGGGIFMNAGANGGEIKDVLETVWVWFGGGEIQIERKDLKFEYRKSHLPEGSVITRAKFGLKPGDPREIERNVKEYMDKRQRTQPIKMSNTGSIFKNPPEIPAGKLLDELGFKGLSVGGAKFSEMHANFIVNAGCASAGDVLELIEKAKREALEKRGVVLETEVRIIGKNKVGR, encoded by the coding sequence ATGAACCTGGTGGAAGAGATCGGGCTCATAGGCTGCGAGATCGACCGGAACTATCCCATGAGCAAGTACACATCCCTGCGTGTGGGCGGTCTTGCGGACGTCCTGGTCACACCGAATAACCTCGGGGAATTCATGGAGCTTCTCGGCCTTCTCTCCCGGTCGGAGGTGCCGTGGGTGGTCCTCGGGGCGGGCTCGAACACTGTCGTCTACGACGCCGGTATAGACGGTGTAGTCGTCTCCACGAGAAAACTGAAAAATATAGAGATTACGGAGGACAACAAGGTATATGCCGAGACAGGCGCCGTCCTCGGCACGATACTCAACAGGACTATCAGGGCCGGGTTACGCGGCTTCGAGTTCGCGGCCGGCATACCGGGGACTGTCGGGGGCGGTATCTTCATGAATGCGGGCGCAAACGGCGGCGAGATAAAAGACGTGCTTGAGACCGTATGGGTATGGTTCGGCGGCGGGGAAATTCAGATCGAGAGAAAAGACCTGAAATTCGAGTACCGGAAGAGCCATCTCCCCGAGGGAAGTGTGATCACGAGGGCGAAGTTCGGGCTCAAACCGGGCGACCCGCGGGAGATCGAGCGGAACGTCAAGGAATACATGGACAAGAGGCAGAGGACCCAGCCCATCAAGATGTCCAACACGGGCTCAATATTCAAGAACCCGCCCGAGATACCCGCGGGCAAGCTCCTCGACGAGCTCGGCTTCAAGGGGCTCTCCGTCGGCGGCGCGAAGTTCTCCGAGATGCACGCGAATTTCATCGTCAACGCCGGGTGCGCGAGCGCGGGCGACGTGCTCGAGCTCATCGAGAAGGCGAAGAGGGAAGCGCTCGAGAAGAGGGGAGTCGTGCTCGAGACAGAGGTCAGGATAATAGGGAAAAACAAAGTTGGAAGATAA
- the murC gene encoding UDP-N-acetylmuramate--L-alanine ligase — protein sequence MYGKIKRIHFVGIGGIGMSGIAEVLLNMGYAVSGSDLKESDTVRRLRDLGAVISIGHEGENVHGSGVIVISSAVHETNPEVMEARKNGIPVIPRAQMLAELMRLRYGIAVAGSHGKTTTTSMVATVLSHGGFDPTIVVGGKVKTLGTNARLGKGSFMVVEADESDGSFLLLSPVISVLTNIDEEHLDHYKGLPELVDAFTSFANKIPFYGLSVFCADCPRVRGIAEKFEKRSVTYGFHADAELRAEGVSISGFNTVFEAVLNGSLLGKISLNVPGGHNAQNALAAVAVGMELGMSFGDIRDGLAEFRGIDRRLQIKGRGRDVLVLDDYAHHPNEIRATIKAVRDSGLGRIVAIFQPHRYTRTKLLFDDFAKVLLDIDVLFLMDIYPAGEDPIEGVSSRSLYQSVKDMGHANVFYSNGSDNLVSSVLGAVRPGDVIITLGAGNVWAVGEKIAEEIA from the coding sequence GTGTACGGAAAAATAAAGAGGATACATTTCGTGGGAATCGGCGGGATAGGGATGAGCGGCATAGCGGAGGTCCTGCTGAATATGGGTTACGCGGTTTCGGGCTCCGACTTGAAAGAATCGGATACGGTGAGGAGATTAAGGGACCTCGGCGCGGTTATTTCCATCGGGCACGAGGGTGAAAACGTCCACGGCTCCGGTGTGATAGTTATATCGTCCGCGGTGCACGAAACGAACCCTGAAGTCATGGAGGCGCGTAAGAACGGCATACCCGTCATCCCGCGCGCCCAGATGCTTGCAGAGCTCATGCGCCTCAGATACGGCATCGCGGTCGCCGGGAGCCACGGCAAGACGACTACTACCTCGATGGTCGCGACAGTGCTTTCGCACGGCGGGTTCGATCCGACTATCGTCGTAGGGGGCAAGGTCAAGACGCTCGGGACGAACGCCAGGCTCGGGAAGGGCAGCTTCATGGTGGTCGAGGCCGACGAGTCCGACGGCTCCTTTCTCCTCCTCTCTCCCGTAATCTCCGTCCTGACCAACATAGACGAAGAGCACCTAGACCATTACAAGGGTCTGCCGGAGCTCGTTGATGCATTCACCAGCTTCGCGAACAAGATTCCGTTCTACGGCCTTTCGGTCTTCTGCGCCGACTGCCCCAGGGTGAGGGGGATTGCTGAAAAATTCGAAAAAAGATCGGTCACGTACGGTTTTCACGCGGATGCGGAATTAAGAGCCGAGGGCGTGAGTATATCGGGGTTCAACACCGTATTCGAAGCAGTGCTTAACGGCTCCCTGCTCGGTAAAATCAGCCTCAACGTCCCCGGCGGGCATAACGCCCAGAATGCCCTTGCCGCGGTCGCTGTAGGGATGGAGCTCGGCATGAGCTTCGGAGACATAAGGGACGGCCTGGCCGAGTTCAGGGGCATCGACAGGAGGCTCCAGATAAAGGGCAGGGGCCGGGACGTGCTCGTTCTCGACGATTACGCCCACCATCCTAACGAGATAAGGGCGACCATAAAAGCGGTCAGGGATTCCGGGTTAGGCAGGATAGTCGCTATATTCCAGCCCCACCGTTATACGAGGACGAAGCTCCTCTTCGACGACTTCGCGAAGGTGCTCCTCGACATAGACGTGCTCTTCCTCATGGATATATACCCCGCGGGTGAAGACCCCATAGAAGGGGTTTCGTCCAGATCGCTCTACCAGTCCGTTAAGGACATGGGACACGCGAACGTCTTCTACTCTAACGGGAGCGACAATCTCGTATCCTCCGTGTTAGGCGCGGTCAGGCCCGGGGACGTCATTATTACCCTCGGGGCGGGCAACGTATGGGCTGTAGGTGAAAAGATTGCAGAGGAGATCGCATGA
- the murG gene encoding undecaprenyldiphospho-muramoylpentapeptide beta-N-acetylglucosaminyltransferase, with protein sequence MKVIIAGGGTGGHIFPAIAVAEEILKRSGTNEVLFVGTKRGLENELLSKRGYGVEHISARGIKGKGIRKSAAALFSALKGVSDSVSIIKKFRPDVVLGVGGYVSGPMVLAASLRGVPTAICEQNGYPGLANRMLGKFVKKVFAAFDDSVKFFPGGKVVITGNPVRQDILRGGKIKKDAEKVTVLVFGGSQGAHKLNESVPESIARLGRPDIMVIHQTGQKDFEAVKNAYASHRIEARVLPFIDDMAGAYGEADFVIGRSGAGTVAEITALGKPSLLIPYPYATNNHQLENARVLERAGAAVIVEDRDALPENLSAALTNLLRRDKLNEMASHALKLGRPDAAAVIVNEISRLAGEN encoded by the coding sequence ATGAAGGTCATCATAGCCGGAGGGGGCACCGGGGGGCACATATTCCCGGCGATAGCGGTCGCCGAGGAGATATTGAAGAGGAGCGGGACGAACGAAGTCCTTTTCGTAGGTACGAAAAGAGGGTTGGAAAACGAGTTGCTGTCGAAAAGAGGATACGGAGTCGAGCACATAAGCGCCCGCGGGATCAAGGGCAAAGGGATAAGAAAAAGCGCGGCCGCCCTGTTTTCAGCTTTAAAGGGAGTCTCCGATTCCGTGTCGATAATAAAGAAATTCCGCCCCGACGTCGTTCTCGGCGTCGGCGGCTATGTCTCGGGTCCCATGGTGCTCGCTGCCTCTCTCAGGGGCGTTCCCACGGCGATCTGCGAGCAGAACGGCTATCCCGGCCTCGCAAACCGCATGCTCGGGAAATTCGTGAAGAAGGTATTCGCGGCTTTCGACGATAGCGTTAAGTTTTTCCCCGGCGGAAAGGTCGTCATAACCGGGAACCCCGTGAGGCAGGACATATTGCGCGGCGGGAAGATTAAAAAGGATGCGGAAAAGGTCACCGTTCTGGTATTCGGCGGGAGCCAGGGCGCTCATAAGCTCAACGAATCGGTACCCGAGTCGATCGCCAGGCTCGGGAGGCCCGACATAATGGTAATACACCAGACGGGGCAGAAGGATTTCGAGGCTGTTAAGAATGCATACGCTTCACATCGCATAGAGGCCCGCGTTCTCCCTTTCATAGACGATATGGCGGGCGCATACGGGGAGGCCGATTTCGTGATCGGAAGGTCAGGGGCTGGCACCGTCGCCGAGATCACTGCGCTCGGGAAGCCCTCGCTCCTTATCCCTTATCCGTACGCGACGAACAACCATCAGCTCGAGAACGCAAGGGTTTTGGAGCGTGCGGGAGCTGCGGTGATAGTCGAGGACAGGGACGCCCTGCCTGAAAATCTTTCCGCGGCATTGACCAACCTCCTCCGTAGAGACAAACTAAATGAGATGGCCTCACACGCCCTAAAGCTGGGCCGCCCGGATGCAGCGGCTGTAATCGTGAATGAAATTTCGAGGCTTGCCGGAGAGAATTAG